One window from the genome of Magnolia sinica isolate HGM2019 chromosome 4, MsV1, whole genome shotgun sequence encodes:
- the LOC131243354 gene encoding elongation factor 1-alpha-like, with amino-acid sequence MGKEKFHINIVVIGHVDSGKSTTTGHLIYKLGGIDKRVIERFEKEAAEMNKRSFKYAWVLDKLKAERERGITIDIALWKFETTKYYCTVIDAPGHRDFIKNMITGTSQADCAVLIIDSTTGGFEAGISKDGQTREHALLAFTLGVKQMICCCNKMDATTPKYSKARYDEIVKEVSSYLKKVGYNPDKIPFVPISGFEGDNMIERSTNLDWYKGPTLLEALDLISEPKRPTDKPLRLPLQDVYKIGGIGTVPVGRVETGVLKPGMVVTFGPTGLTTEVKSVEMHHEALQEALPGDNVGFNVKNVAVKDLKRGFVASNSKDDPAREAANFTSQVIIMNHPGQIGNGYAPVLDCHTSHIAVKFGEILTKIDRRSGKEIEKEPKFLKNGDAGFVKMIPTKPMVVETFSEYPPLGRFAVRDMRQTVAVGVIKSVEKKDPSGAKVTKSAAKKK; translated from the exons ATGGGAAAGGAGAAGTTTCACATTAACATTGTCGTCATTGGTCATGTCGACTCCGGCAAGTCGACCACAACTGGGCATCTTATCTACAAGCTTGGTGGAATTGATAAGCGTGTGATTGAGAGGTTTGAGAAGGAAGCTGCTGAGATGAACAAGAGGTCATTCAAGTATGCATGGGTTCTTGATAAGCTCAAGGCTGAGCGGGAGCGTGGTATCACTATTGATATTGCCCTGTGGAAATTTGAAACCACAAAGTACTATTGCACTGTCATTGATGCCCCTGGTCATCGTGACTTCATCAAGAACATGATTACTGGAACGTCACAGGCTGACTGTGCTGTCCTTATCATTGATTCCACCACTGGTGGTTTTGAAGCAGGTATCTCCAAGGATGGCCAGACCCGTGAGCACGCGTTGCTTGCCTTCACCCTTGGAGTCAAGCAGATGATCTGCTGTTGCAACAAG ATGGATGCAACAACCCCCAAGTACTCCAAGGCAAGGTATGATGAAATTGTTAAGGAGGTGTCTTCCTACCTGAAGAAGGTTGGTTACAACCCTGACAAGATTCCCTTCGTCCCCATCTCTGGGTTTGAAGGTGATAACATGATTGAGAGGTCCACCAACTTAGACTGGTACAAGGGCCCAACCCTCCTTGAGGCCCTCGACTTGATCTCGGAGCCCAAGAGGCCGACAGACAAGCCACTCCGTCTCCCACTTCAGGACGTCTACAAGATCGGTGGCATTGGCACTGTACCTGTTGGACGTGTTGAGACTGGTGTACTCAAACCTGGTATGGTTGTCACCTTTGGCCCAACTGGACTGACTACTGAAGTCAAGTCGGTGGAGATGCACCATGAGGCCCTCCAAGAGGCCTTGCCTGGTGACAATGTTGGTTTCAACGTGAAGAATGTTGCTGTCAAGGATCTCAAGCGTGGGTTTGTTGCTTCCAACTCGAAGGATGACCCTGCTAGGGAGGCAGCTAACTTCACATCTCAGGTCATCATCATGAACCACCCAGGCCAGATTGGCAACGGATATGCACCAGTCCTTGATTGCCACACATCCCACATTGCTGTCAAGTTTGGAGAGATCCTGACCAAGATCGACAGGCGATCTGGCAAGGAGATTGAGAAGGAGCCCAAGTTTTTGAAGAATGGTGATGCTGGGTTTGTTAAGATGATTCCAACCAAGCCCATGGTGGTTGAGACCTTCTCTGAGTACCCTCCTCTTGGACGTTTTGCCGTGAGGGACATGCGCCAGACTGTTGCAGTGGGTGTGATCAAGAGCGTTGAGAAGAAGGATCCATCTGGTGCCAAGGTCACCAAGTCGGCCGCCAAGAAGAAGTGA